In Hydractinia symbiolongicarpus strain clone_291-10 chromosome 4, HSymV2.1, whole genome shotgun sequence, the following proteins share a genomic window:
- the LOC130642347 gene encoding zinc metalloproteinase nas-15-like, with translation MHAIGFWHEQSRPDRDQYVTIIWDNLSRKARVNFKKYGRDRVDSLGVSYDLKSIMHYSESAWTGSKDRISIKTKDPKLQHLIRGDRTLNGFSELDIKQIRLLYKCNGNQPVTDQPTVSSCVDYYNNCQNYDHYCKNLPGTATRKWMEKDCRKTCGFCS, from the exons ATGCATGCAATAG GTTTTTGGCACGAGCAGAGTAGACCCGATAGAGATCAATATGTGACAATTATTTGGGATAATCTGTCTCGGA AAGCTCGTGTCAACTTCAAGAAATATGGGCGCGATAGAGTTGATAGCCTTGGTGTTTCATACGATCTgaa ATCTATTATGCATTACTCAGAAAGTGCGTGGACAGGAAGTAAAGACAGAATTTCAATAAAAACTAAAGACCCAAAGCTCCAACACCTAATTAGAGGAGACCGAACGTTAAATGGATTCAGTGAACTTGACATTAAACAGATCAGATTGCTGTACAAGTGCAATG GAAACCAGCCAGTGACTGACCAACCAACAG tttcatCGTGTGTGGACTACTACAACAATTGCCAGAACTATGATCATTACTGCAAAAACTTGCCTGGAACTGCAACAAGAAAATGGATGGAGAAAGACTGTAGAAAGACATGTGGATTTTGCTCGTAA